The following proteins are encoded in a genomic region of Gottschalkia purinilytica:
- a CDS encoding CxxH/CxxC protein, which yields MYVVCNDHLEVALEEFIDTYEQSPDIYELNKISFTDWTSPHSCEFCEKIPRFLVV from the coding sequence ATGTACGTAGTATGCAATGATCATTTAGAAGTAGCCTTAGAAGAATTTATAGATACCTATGAACAATCGCCAGATATTTATGAACTTAATAAAATAAGTTTTACAGACTGGACAAGTCCACATTCTTGTGAATTTTGTGAAAAGATACCTAGGTTTTTAGTAGTATAA
- the rlmH gene encoding 23S rRNA (pseudouridine(1915)-N(3))-methyltransferase RlmH: MNITIASVGKIKEDFLKKGIEEYSKKISKYCNIQFIEVSDEKAPENLSKQEEEIIKNKEGEKLLNRINENTYLISLTIDGDEITSNQFSQKLEKLKEAENIDVTFVIGGSLGLSNDILKRSNYKLSFSKMTFPHQLMRLILLEQIYRLIRI, encoded by the coding sequence ATGAATATAACTATAGCATCAGTTGGAAAAATAAAAGAAGATTTTTTGAAAAAAGGAATAGAAGAGTATTCAAAGAAAATTTCAAAGTACTGTAATATACAATTTATAGAGGTAAGTGATGAAAAAGCTCCTGAAAACTTAAGTAAACAAGAAGAAGAAATAATAAAGAACAAAGAAGGAGAAAAGTTACTTAACAGAATAAATGAAAATACTTATCTTATATCACTTACAATAGATGGTGATGAAATTACATCAAATCAGTTTTCTCAAAAGTTGGAAAAATTAAAAGAAGCTGAAAATATAGATGTAACTTTTGTAATAGGTGGTTCGCTAGGACTGTCAAATGATATTTTAAAAAGAAGTAATTATAAATTATCGTTTTCTAAGATGACATTTCCTCATCAGCTGATGAGATTAATACTTCTAGAACAGATATACAGACTTATAAGAATATAA
- a CDS encoding DUF6054 family protein: MSKKILKLSIEPSKVIEVLKGHNFSDLVHEEFHQLENEKYIGTLIYEKFFYKVERKVSVIIIVDNLKDFTEIRIISTGTSQGLIFDFDWGASGNVIEYVSGVLKEYIIE, translated from the coding sequence ATGAGTAAAAAAATACTTAAATTGAGCATTGAACCGTCTAAAGTAATTGAAGTTCTTAAGGGGCATAATTTTTCAGATCTAGTTCACGAAGAGTTTCACCAATTAGAGAATGAAAAATATATAGGAACTTTAATATATGAGAAATTTTTTTATAAAGTAGAAAGAAAGGTTAGTGTAATAATTATCGTAGATAACCTTAAAGATTTTACAGAGATAAGAATAATATCTACCGGGACTTCCCAAGGTTTAATATTTGATTTTGACTGGGGAGCATCAGGTAATGTTATAGAATATGTTTCAGGTGTTCTGAAAGAATATATAATAGAATAA